Genomic window (Acidobacteriota bacterium):
GAGAACCGGTATTCGCGGCCGGACCCGGTCCGGACGAGGACGCGGCCGTCGCCCCTCTTGAGGCCGGTCTCGAGCGAGTCGGCCAGGCGCTCGCGCTCGTCGACGCCGAGGGTGATGCGGTCGACGAGGACGTCGACGTCGGCGTCGGTCTTGGGGACGGCGTCGAGGTCGACCACCTGGCCTCCGGCTACGGCCCGGGTGAAGCCGTCCTTCCGGAGGGCGGCCAGGCCCTTGTCGCGGGGCCAGGCGAACGTCACCAGGGCCCGGGTGCCGGCGGGTTCGGCCGCGAGATCGGCGATGATGCCGTCGATGGTGTCGCGGACCACGGGCCGGCCGCACCGGGGGCAGTGGACCGTGCCGATGCGGGCGAACAGGACGCGCAGGAAGTCGTAGATCTCGGTGACCGTGGCCACCGTCGAGCGGGGATTCTTGGCCGCGCCCCTCTGCTGGATGGCCACGGCGGGCGGGATGCCGTCGATGAGGTCGGCGTCGGGCTTGTCCATGCGCTCGAGGAACTGGCGGGCGTAGGACGACAGCGATTCGAGGTAGCGCCGCTGGCCTTCGGCGTAGAGGGTGTCGAAGGCCAGGGAGGATTTGCCCGAGCCGCTGACGCCGGTGACCACGATGAGCTGGTTGAGGGGGATGTCCAGATCGATCCCCTTCAGGTTGTGGACCCGGACCCCTCTGAGGATGATGCTGTCTGTCGTCGCCATAGGACCGTCGGAATCATCTATTATAGCATGGACCGGCCGCAAAGGGACCGTCGGGGTCCGTCCCTCTTTGCCCGGCTCCTCTGCTATAATGGGCCGTTCGGAGAGAACCTATGGCTTTCGTCTTCATCCTGGGAATAGCCGTGGCCCTGGCCATGGATTGCTTCGCCATCACCATGGGGATGGCCTGCGGCGGCCAAGGGCTGACGGCGAAGCAGGCCGTCCGGATGGGGGCCTTTTTCGGCGGCTTCCAGTTCCTCATGCCCGTGATCGGCTGGTTCGCCGGGGAACGGGCCCTCGGGCTGATCAGGAGCTTCGACCACTGGGTGGCGTTCGGGCTGCTGGCCCTGATCGGCGGCCGGATGATCTACGAGTCGTTCGCGATGAGCGACGAGGAGAAGGCCTGCCGGCCCGACCAGACCCGGGGCACGCGGCTGCTCGTCCTGGCGCTGGCGACGAGCATAGACGCGCTGGCCGTGGGCCTCAGCCTCGGGGTCGTCCGCACGGGCATCCTCTATCCCGCCATCGTCATCGGGATGACCAGCTTCGTCATGACCCTCGTCGGCGCCAGGCTGGGTCCGGTCCTGGGCCGTCTCGTGGGCAAGCGGGCCGAGCTCGCCGGCGGGCTCATCCTGATCGCCATCGGCGTCAAGATCCTGTTCGAGCACGCCGCCCGCTGAGACCTCCCGCTCTTTATAGGAACCGGAAGAACGGGAAGAGCAGGAAGACCGCCAGGTCCCAGGCCGTGTGGCTGACGACGTTCAGGAGGGGCGAGCGGAAGCGCATGTAGAGCCAGCCCCAGAAGACGCCGCAGACCGCGGCGGCCAGCACCAGCATGAGGTTCCCGTAGGCCAGGTGGACGGCGGTGTAGAGCATCGCGGTCAGGGCGAAACCGTAGCTGGGGCAGGTCGTGGCGGCCGCCCGTTCCTGGAAAAAGCCCCGCCAGAAGAGCTCCTCGCCGGGCCCGATGATGAGCCCGAGGAGCAGCGCGACGCGCCAGCTCGAAGAGCCGGACTTCAGGGCGTAGATGTTCGCGATACTGGCCTCGGCGAAAGAGAACAGGCGCAGGGCCAGGTCCCGGCCGATGACGAAGAGGACGTAGAGGGCCGCGGAGGAAACCGCCCCGATGGCCAGCTTCCGGCCGAGGCCGGAGCGGACGTCCTGCCGGAGCCGTCCGGCAAAACCTTTGTCGAGGAGGAGGGCGAGGACGACCAGCAGAACGATGTTCAGGGTCATCCAGGACCAGAAATCGAGCGGGCCCAGGCGCCGGAGCCGGAACAGGGCGATGAACAGGGTCGCCGCCAGCGCTCCCATCGCGCCGACGAGGAGAGAGTCCTTGCGCCTGGTCCCGTCGCTCATCCAAGCCTCAGCATGCCTTCGAGGATGACGGCGGCCGTGCTGAGCAGGCCGAAGACCAGGTTATGATCGGCGGTCGCCCCGTCGAGGATGACGAAATCCAGGGGCCGGCGCGGAGCCGACCGGCGCACGGCCCGGCCCCAGAGACGAAGCGCGCTCGGCAGGGCGAGCAGCACGAGGAGGAACGTCCAGGGCATGGGGCGCAGCCGGCCGGGGGCCAGGCGGGGCACGGCGACGAGCGCCAGGTCGATCAGGAACGGGGCGAAGATCAGGACGCCGTAGTAGGCGAGCGAGCCCCGATCGCCGAGGAATCCCGCGACGGTCCGAACGCGGCGCTCGCCGTCCGAGACGGCGTCGCGCCAGTTGTTGGCGTGGAGGATGGCGATGACCAGCAGGGCCATGGGCACGGTCCAGAGCACGGGCAGCCAGGAGAACGATCCGGTCTGGACTATCCATGCGCCGGCGCCGCCGAGCAGGCCGAAGTCCAGGAAAACCGCCAGGTCGCCGAGGGCCCTGGCCTTGAGCAGGGTGTAAGCGACGCCGACGGCCACGCCTAAGCCGCCGACCGCGAACAGGGCCTTGCCGGTCTGCCAGGCGATTAGCAGGCCCGAGACGGAGCCGGCGGCGAAAAGGAAGGCCGCCCCGCGCCGGGCCTGCCGGTCGGTGATCCAGCCGCGGACGACGGCCCCGCTGACCGGCGTCACGTCGCGGTCGAGGCCGTGCCGGAAATCGTAGACGTCGCTGAGCACGTTGGCCGCCGCGTGGAGGACCACCATGGTGGCCAGGGCCCAGAGGAAGCGGAACGGGGAGAAGCGGGCGCCCCCGGCGACCGCGCCCAGGGCCGTTCCGAAAGCGACCGGCATGGTCGAGGCCGGGAACGACCACGGCCTGCCGGCAATAAGCCATGTCTTGAGAGGCGAGGGTCTCTCTGCCATGCCTCATGTATAACACAAAATTGAAATGGGGGACATGATACCCGTTTCGCCATTTCTCCCCATATAGAAAAGGCGGGACATGATACGCGTTTCCTGATTTCGGCCCGCGGGAGATCGGCGAACGGGCGCGCCGGCGAAAGACGTGAAATCGGCATTGCATCCCTGACCCCGGCGGGCTTGACTTGGGGACGCGGGGCTCCTATGCTTGATCTCCCGCCCCGAGGCAGGGATCGTCCGGAGGAGTCACCCTATGCTTTCTCTCAAGGATAAGATCGTATTCGTGACCGGCGCGAGCTCCGGGATCGGCGAATCCGCGGCCAGGGCCTTTGCGGCTCAGGGCGCGAAGGTCCTGATGTGCGCCCGCCGGCTCGAGCGGATCGAAAAGCTGGCCCGGGCGCTCGAGCGCGAGCACGGGGCCGCCGCCCGCGCCTTCCGCCTCGACGTGCGCGACCGGGCCGCCGTCGACAAGGCCGTCGCCGGCCTGCCCGAGGAATGGCGGGCCATCGAGGTCCTGGTCAACAACGCCGGGCTGAGCCGGGGCATGGACAAGCTCCCGGCCGGCCTGGTCGAGGACTGGGAGGAGATGATCGACGCCAACGTCAAGGGCCTTCTCTACGTCAGCCGGGCCGTCGTCCCGGGCATGATCGAGCGCGGCCGCGGCCACGTCATCAACATCGGCTCGATCGCCGGCCGCGAGACCTATCCCGGCGGCAACGTTTATTGCGCCACCAAGTTCGCCGTCAAGGCCCTGTCGAACGCCATGCGGCTCGACCTCAACGGCACGCCCCTGCGGGTCAGCGAGATCGCCCCGGGCATGGTCGAGACGGAGTTCAGCCTGGTCCGCTTCCACGGCGACGCCGGGCGGGCGGCCAAGGTCTACCAGGGGTTCAAGCCGCTCGGCCCGGACGACATCGCCGACGCCGCGGTCTGGTGCGCCACGCGGCCGCCGCACGTCGACGTCAGCGAGATCGTGATCATGCCCACGGCCCAGGCCTCGACGACGCTGGTGCACCGGGCCTGACGGGGCCGGCCAACTGTCGCCGTCCCGTTCGTCCGCCTGTTTCGCGCCGTTCCCCCGTCCTGTATAATATTCCCGCGTTTTGGAAGGAAATAGCATCATGTATGGACGATTCAAAGACCATCTGACCGCCGAGCTCGACAAGATCCGCGAGCGCGGGCTTTATAAGAATGAACGGGTCCTGGCCGCGCCCCAGGGCGTCAAGATCCGCACCGAAGCCGGGGACGAGGTCCTCAACTTCTGCGCCAACAACTACCTCGGCCTCTGCAACGAGCCCCGGGTCATGGCCGCGGCCAACCTGGCCTTCTTCCGCTGGGGCTTCGGCCTGGCCTCGGTCCGCTTCATCTGCGGCACCCAGCGCGTCCACAAGGAGCTCGAGGGCCGCCTGGCCGAGTTCCTGGGCATGGACGACGCCATCCTCTATTCATCGGCCTTCGACGCCAACGGCGGCGTCTTCGAGCCCCTCCTCGACGAGACCTGCGCCATCGTCTCCGACGAGCTCAACCACGCCTCGATCATCGACGGCGTCCGGCTGGCCAAGGCCAAGCGGTTCGTCTACCGCAACAACGACATGGCCGACCTCGAGGACCAACTGATCGAGGCCCGCGAGGCCAGGTTCAAGCTCATCGTCACCGACGGCGTCTTCTCCATGGACGGCATCATCGCCCAGATCGACAAGATCTGCGACCTGGCCGACCGCTACGAGGCCCTCGTCCTCGTCGACGACTCGCACGCCACGGGCTTCATCGGCCCGGCCGGCCGCGGCACCCACGAGTACCGCGGCTGCATGGGACGCGTCGACATGATCGTCACGACCTTCGGCAAGGCCCTGGGAGGGGCCTCCGGCGGCTGCGTCGCCGGCCGGCGCGAGATCGTCGAGCTCCTGCGCCAGCGCTCCCGGCCCTATCTCTTCTCCAACTCGCTCTCGCCGGCCATCGCCGGGGCCACGGTCGAGGTCCTCAAGATCCTGGGCGAGTCGGCCGAGCTCCGCGAGCGGCTGATGTCGAACACCCGGCTCTTCCGCCAGGGCATGGAGGAGGCCGGCTTTCGCATCGTCCCGGGCATCCATCCGATCGTGCCCGTCCTCTTCGGCCACCTGCCGGACGACGCCCGCCTGGCCCAGGACTTCGCCAACGCCCTGCTCGACGAAGGCGTCTACGTCATCGGCTTCAGCTACCCGGTCGTGCCGGTTGGCAAGTCGCGCATCCGCGTCCAGATCAGCGCCGCCCACAGCCCGGACCAGATCGCCTTCGCCCTGGACAAGTTCCGCAAAGTCGGGCGCCGTCTCGGCGCTATCTGACCCGGCCTTGATTTAGCCGGCCGGAACACGTACTCTGGAGCTGTCACGTCGAGGCGGCTCCGCCCGGCGTTCAAGGAGGCATCGATGAAAAAGACCCTGACAGCGGCGCTTGTCCTGTGCCTTCTCGCGACCGCGGTCCTCGCGGCCGACGAAGGCCGGTTCTTCACCTATCCGACCATCAACGGCGGCCAGATCGTCTTCACCTACGAGTCCGACCTCTGGACCGTGAGCGCCCAGGGCGGGCTGGCCTCGCGCCTGACGACCTTCCCGGGGACGGAGAGCTTCGCCAAGCTCTCGCCCGACGGCAAGTGGATCGCCTTCACGGCGTCATACGACGGCGCCGCGGCCGTCTACCTCATGCCGGCCGAGGGCGGCGCGCCCGTCCGCCTGACCTACAATCCGGGCGGGGCCGCCGTCGTCGCCTGGACGCCCGACGGCTCCGAGGTCGTCTTCCGGTCGATGTTCGAGAACGTCGTCGGCCGCGACCCGAACCTCTACTCCGTTTCGGTCAAGGGCGGCGCACCGGCGCGCCTGCCGCTCGACCGGGGCGTCCTCGTCAGCTTCATCCCGGAGAAGCACCAGTTCCTGTACTGCCGCCGCGGCAGCGAGGAATATTATTGGAAGCGCTACAAGGGCGGCCAGTACCAGGACATCTGGCTCTACGACGCCTCGGCCAGGACCTACGCGCCGGTCACGGATTACGTCGGCAAGAACAGCTACCCGATGTGGGCCGGCGGCGTGATGTACTTCGTCTCCGACCGGACCAGCGGCATCGCCAACATCTACACCCAGAAGCTGGGCGCCAAGGACGCGGTCCAGGTCACCAAGTACGACGACTTCGACGTCATGATGCCGCAGACGGACGGCCGGTCCATCGTCTATGTCCAGGACGGCCGCCTCCACGTCCTCGATATCGCCTCCGGCCAGGACACCCGGATCGCCGTCCGGGTGCCGTCGGACCGCTGGGCCCTCCGCGACCGGGTCATCAACCCGCGCGACTACCTCCATACGGCCAATCTGGCCAACGACGGCGCGACGGTCGTACTGGAGGCCCGCGGCGACGTTTTCCGCGTCCCGGCCGGCTCCGCCCCGGCCGAGAACCTGTCCGCGACGCCGGGCACGCGCGAGACCTACCCGGCCCTGTCGCCCGACGGCAAGACGGTCGCCTTCTTCAGCGACAAGACCGGCGACTACCAGCTCTACACCCAGCCCGCCGCCGGCGGCGACTGGACCCCGGTCACGACGACCCTCGACCGGACCGTCTACCGGCTGGCCTGGTCGCCCGACGGCCGCAAGATCCTCTTCGGCGACAAGGACTATGCCATCTTCTATGTCGACCTGGTCACGAAGAAGCTGGTCAAGGTCGATTCCTCCAACCAGATGAAGAACGACGAGTTCGTCTGGGAGATGGCCGATTACACCTGGTCGCCCGACTCCAGATGGATCGCCTACAGCTTCGTCCAGGCCAACCGCAACAGCCAGATCTTCCTCTACAACATCGAAACGGGCAAGAAGGTCGCGGCCACGACCGACTTCTACGACAACCTCTACCCGGCCTTCGACGCCGACGGCCGGTACCTCTACTACGTCTCCAGCCGGAGCTTCGACCTGCGGATGGATTTCTACGAGGACAACCACGTCATCGCCGCGCCCCAGCAGGTCATGGCCGTCCAGCTGCGCGACGGCGAGGCGCCGCCGTTCGCCGGCGAGCCGGGCGAGAAGGCCGAGGACAAGGCCGCACCCGCGCCCGTGCCCTTCCGCGTCGACGCGGACGGCCTGATCGGGCGGACGTACCCGCTGCCCGTCCCGGCCGGCAACTATTTCTGGCTCAAGGCCGGCAAGGGCAAGGTCCTCTGGGCCTCGATCGACGAGTTCACCGAGGGCGAGTACGAGGACATCTTCAAGAACAAGTACGGCGCGACCCAGTGGACGCTCCACATCTTCGACATGGCCAGCCGCAAGGACGCGACCCTGGCCGACAAGGTCCGCGAATTCTCGCTCTCGGCGAGCGGCGAGCGGCTGCTGGTCCGCCGCGAGAGCGACCTCTACACGACGGCCGTGGACAAGGCCTTCGCCTCCAAGTCGGCCGGCGACAAGCTCAACCTGGGCGGCCTCGTTTACACGGTCGATGTCCGGAAGGAATGGCGCCAGATCTTCGACGACGCCTGGCGCTGGTACCGCGACTTCTTCTACGACGCCGGCTTCCACGGCCGCGACTGGAAGGCCATGGGCGAGAAGTACCGGGCCTACATCCCCGACCTCTCGTCGCGCGGCGAGCTCAACTGGGTCCTGTCCCAGATGGTCGGCGAGCTGTGCGTGTCACACACCTACGTCGGCGGCGGCGATTACGGCCCGGGCGCCGCGCCGTCCTCGCCCCTCTTCACCGGCCTGCTCGGGGCCGACCTGGTCCCCGATAGGGCGACCGGCCTCTACAAGCTGGCCAGGATCTATGGGCCGACCGACATCAATCGCAGCCTGCCCGGACCGCTCGTCCGGCCGGACGTCGCCGTCAAGGAAGGCGATTACCTGCTGGCCATCGCCGGCACCCCGCTCAAGGCCGGCGACGATTATTTCAAGCTGCTCCAGACGACGCCCGGCCGGAAGATCAAGATCACGGTCAACGCCCGGCCGGTCCCGGACGGCGCCAAGACCTACGAGGTCGAGCCTGTCCGCAGCGACCAGCAAATGCGCTACTTCCGCTGGATCGACGACAACATCAAGGCCGTCGACAAGGCCACGAACGGCTGCGTCGGCTACATGCACATCAACGCCATGGGCGGAGGCGGCATCGGCGAGTTCGACAAGTACTGGCGGGCCTTCCGCTACAAGGAGGGCGTCATCATCGACGTCCGCCGCAACTCCGGCGGCTGGACCGAGTACTTCCTCATCGACAAGCTCGAGCGCCAGCTGGTCGCCTACAACAACCTCCGCAACATGGTCCCGTTCCGCTACCCCGGCTCGGCGGGCAACGGCAACTACGTCGTCATCTCCAACGAGAACAACGGCTCGGACGGCGAGGCCTTCATCGAGCATTTCAAGGCGCGCAAGCTGGGGACAGTCGTCGGCGTCCCGTCCTGGGGAGGCCTGGTCGGCATCCTCAACCAGCAGGTGACCATCGATAACGGCACCGTCGAGCAGTCGAACAACGCCTTCTACGGCAAGGAGGGGAAGTGGTGGGTCGAGAACCACGGCGCCGACCCGGACATCCTGGTCGACAACGACCCCGGCTCGGTCATGGCCGGCCGCGATCCCCAGATGGAGAAGGCCATCGCCGTCATGCTCGAGAAGATTCAGGCGAACCCGCTCAAGTTCGCTCCCAAACCGGCCTATCCGAAGAAGTAAGAACCCGGAAAGGGTCAAACCTGCTTCTTGCTCAATAAGGAGCAATAAGCAGGTTTGACCCCCTCTTGAAAAATCGGGAAAAAGGAGGGACGAAGAATGGCCAGATCGATCCATGGCACCGAGACCGAGAAGAACCTGTTGAAGTCGTTCGCCGGGGAATCGCAGGCCCGCAACCGCTATACCTATTTCGCCAGCGCCGCCCGCAAGGCGGGATTCGAGCAGATCGCCAACATCTTCCTGGAGACCGCCGAGAACGAGCGGGAGCACGCCAAGGTCTTCTTCAAGCACCTGCAGGGGGGCGCCGTCGAGATCACCGCCGCCTACCCGGCCGGCGTGATCGGGGACACCAGGGCCAACCTCGAGGCGGCCGCGGCCGGCGAGAGGGAGGAATGGAGCGATCTCTACGCCCGTTTCGAGGCCACGGCCCGGGCCGAGGGCTTCCCGGAGATCGCGGCCTCCTTCAAGGAGATCGCCGAAGTGGAGGAGTTCCACGAGAAGCGCTACCGCAAGCTGGCCGCCAACGTCGGGGCCGGACAGGTCTTCAAGCGGCCCGCGCCCGTGAAGTGGCACTGCACCAACTGCGGCTACGTCCACGAGGGCCCGGAAGCCCCGGCCGAGTGCCCGGCCTGCCACCATCCCCAGGCGTACTACGAGCTCCTGGCCGAGAATTACTGATCTCCCGGGCCGATCCCGGCCGGCTTTGACATTTCCCCGGCCTCATTTATAATACAGGCCGTCGTTTCGAAAGAACGTGGAAAGGCACATCGCGCGTTGATCTTCGGGGCGGGAACGGACATCATCGAAGTCCGACGGATCGAGGACAAGCTCCTCCGGACCGAGAACCTCAAGGCCAAGCTTTTCACCCCGGCCGAGATCGCCTACTGCGAGTCCAAGCACTATCCCGCCCAGCACTTCGCCGCCCGCTTCGCCGCCAAGGAGTCCTTCCTCAAGGCCATGGGCACGGGCTGGTCCGGCGGCCACAAGTTCATCGAGATCGAGGTCATCGACAATCCCCAGGGCAAGCCCGAGCTCTTCGTCCACGGCAAGGTCAGGGAGTTCTGCGAAGCCCACGGCATCGGCGTCATGGAGGTCTCGCTCACCCACATCAAGGATGTCGCCTCGGCCGTCGTCATCCTCGAGAAGAAAGCCCCATAACCCGGAAGGGAGACAAAGCGCGCATGTCGAACATCGGCTCCTACGACGAACGGATCAAGGACTTCAGCTGGTCGATCGCCGAGAAGGAGCTGGGCTACAAGCCCGGCGACGTCATCAACATCGGCTGGTACTGCACCGACCGCATCTGCCGGCTGGGCCAGGCCGGCAAGGTCGCCCTCCACTGGGAGGGCTTCACCGGCGTCGAGAAGACCTACACCTACAACGACATCCGGCTGGCCAGCAACACCATCGCCGTCTTCCTCCGCGGCCTGGGGATCAAGCCCGAGGAGCGGGTCTGCCTGTTCATGGACCGCGTCCCCGAGCTCTACCTGGGCTTCCTGGGCATCCTCAAGACCGGGGCCATCGCCCAGCCGCTTTTCTCGGCCTTCGGCGACGAGTCGCTCCTCGTCCGCCTGTCCAACGCCGAGACATCGGCCGTCATCACCCAGAAGAAGCACGCCCCCAAGGTCCGCAAGATCCTCGACAAGCTGCCGCACCTGCGCCACATCATCATCGTCGACCACGACGGCGCCCCGCTCAAGGACCGCGAGGTCGCCTTCTCCCTCGAGAAGGCCGCCCCGGTCGAGCATTTCGACGTCCACCCGACGACGGCCGAATCGCCTTCGGTCCTGCACTACACCTCGGGCACGACGGGCATGCCCAAGGGCGTCAAGCACGTCCACTATTCGCTCATCTCCCAGTACCTGACGGCCAAGTGGGTCCTCGACCTGCGGGACGACGACATCTACTGGTGCACGGCCGACCCCGGCTGGGTCACCGGCACCTCCTACGGCATCATCGCCCCCTTCGCCCTGGGCGTCACCCAGTGCGTCCTCGACGCCGGGTTCTCGGCCGAAGCCTGGTACAAGTGGATCGAGAAGCGCAAGGTGACGATGTGGTACTCGGCGCCGACGGCCATCCGCTCGCTGATGAAGGCCGGCGACGAGATCGTCAAGAAGCACGATCTCTCCTCCCTCCGCCACCTGGCCAGCGTCGGCGAGCCGCTCAACTCCGAGGCCGTCGTCTGGTCCCAGCGGGTCTTCGGCAAGCCGTTCTACGACACCTACTGGCAGACCGAGACGGGCTCGATCGTCATCAGCAACTACCCGGGCATGGAGGTCCGGCCGGGCTCGATGGGCAAGCCCTTCCCCGGCATAACCGGGACCGTGCTCGACCCGGTCAGGAACGAGCCCTGCCAGACCCACGGCAAGATCGGCCTGGTGGCCCTCAAGTTCGACTGGCCCTCGCGGATGCGGACCTACTGGAACAACCCCGAGGCCTTCCAGAAGAAGTTCCGCAACGGCTGGTACATCACCGGCGACCGGTCCAAGCTCGACGCCGACGGCTACTTCTGGTTCGCCGGCCGCGACGACGACATCATCAACACGGCCGGCCACCTGGTCAGCCCGTTCGAGGTCGAGTCGGCCCTGCTCGAGCACCCGGCCGTGGCCGAGTCGGCCGTCGTCAGCAAGCCCGACCCCATCAACCTCGAGGTGGTCAAGGCCTTCGTCACCCTCAAGCCCGGCTTCACGGCCAGCCAGGACCTCGACCTCGAGATCATGAACTTCATCCGCAAGAAGCTCTCGCCCCTGGCCATGCCCCAGGAGATCGAGTTCATCCCCTCGCTCCCGAAGACGCGGAGCGGCAAGATCATGCGCCGGCTCCTCCACGCCAAGGAATGGGGCGAGGAGATCGGCGACACCTCGACGCTCGAGAACGACTGACCCATGGGGACATGTTCCGAATTCTCCGGAATCCGGTACGCGTCCCCCACTATAAGATAAGGAGCATTCCTATGGCAGACGAACTCAAGGACATCGTGCTCAATTATGTCACCAAGGAGTACCTCGAGGACGACAGCGAGCCGCTGACCTACGACACGCCGCTCATCTCGGGCGGCATCGTCGACTCGTTCTCGATGGTCTCGCTGAAGCGTTTCCTCGAGAACAAGTACCAGATCGCCATCCCGGACGACGAGGCCACGCCCGAGGCCTTCG
Coding sequences:
- a CDS encoding manganese efflux pump MntP family protein, with product MAFVFILGIAVALAMDCFAITMGMACGGQGLTAKQAVRMGAFFGGFQFLMPVIGWFAGERALGLIRSFDHWVAFGLLALIGGRMIYESFAMSDEEKACRPDQTRGTRLLVLALATSIDALAVGLSLGVVRTGILYPAIVIGMTSFVMTLVGARLGPVLGRLVGKRAELAGGLILIAIGVKILFEHAAR
- a CDS encoding type II CAAX endopeptidase family protein, producing the protein MSDGTRRKDSLLVGAMGALAATLFIALFRLRRLGPLDFWSWMTLNIVLLVVLALLLDKGFAGRLRQDVRSGLGRKLAIGAVSSAALYVLFVIGRDLALRLFSFAEASIANIYALKSGSSSWRVALLLGLIIGPGEELFWRGFFQERAAATTCPSYGFALTAMLYTAVHLAYGNLMLVLAAAVCGVFWGWLYMRFRSPLLNVVSHTAWDLAVFLLFPFFRFL
- a CDS encoding prenyltransferase: MAERPSPLKTWLIAGRPWSFPASTMPVAFGTALGAVAGGARFSPFRFLWALATMVVLHAAANVLSDVYDFRHGLDRDVTPVSGAVVRGWITDRQARRGAAFLFAAGSVSGLLIAWQTGKALFAVGGLGVAVGVAYTLLKARALGDLAVFLDFGLLGGAGAWIVQTGSFSWLPVLWTVPMALLVIAILHANNWRDAVSDGERRVRTVAGFLGDRGSLAYYGVLIFAPFLIDLALVAVPRLAPGRLRPMPWTFLLVLLALPSALRLWGRAVRRSAPRRPLDFVILDGATADHNLVFGLLSTAAVILEGMLRLG
- a CDS encoding SDR family NAD(P)-dependent oxidoreductase, with the translated sequence MLSLKDKIVFVTGASSGIGESAARAFAAQGAKVLMCARRLERIEKLARALEREHGAAARAFRLDVRDRAAVDKAVAGLPEEWRAIEVLVNNAGLSRGMDKLPAGLVEDWEEMIDANVKGLLYVSRAVVPGMIERGRGHVINIGSIAGRETYPGGNVYCATKFAVKALSNAMRLDLNGTPLRVSEIAPGMVETEFSLVRFHGDAGRAAKVYQGFKPLGPDDIADAAVWCATRPPHVDVSEIVIMPTAQASTTLVHRA
- a CDS encoding glycine C-acetyltransferase, with product MYGRFKDHLTAELDKIRERGLYKNERVLAAPQGVKIRTEAGDEVLNFCANNYLGLCNEPRVMAAANLAFFRWGFGLASVRFICGTQRVHKELEGRLAEFLGMDDAILYSSAFDANGGVFEPLLDETCAIVSDELNHASIIDGVRLAKAKRFVYRNNDMADLEDQLIEAREARFKLIVTDGVFSMDGIIAQIDKICDLADRYEALVLVDDSHATGFIGPAGRGTHEYRGCMGRVDMIVTTFGKALGGASGGCVAGRREIVELLRQRSRPYLFSNSLSPAIAGATVEVLKILGESAELRERLMSNTRLFRQGMEEAGFRIVPGIHPIVPVLFGHLPDDARLAQDFANALLDEGVYVIGFSYPVVPVGKSRIRVQISAAHSPDQIAFALDKFRKVGRRLGAI
- a CDS encoding S41 family peptidase — translated: MKKTLTAALVLCLLATAVLAADEGRFFTYPTINGGQIVFTYESDLWTVSAQGGLASRLTTFPGTESFAKLSPDGKWIAFTASYDGAAAVYLMPAEGGAPVRLTYNPGGAAVVAWTPDGSEVVFRSMFENVVGRDPNLYSVSVKGGAPARLPLDRGVLVSFIPEKHQFLYCRRGSEEYYWKRYKGGQYQDIWLYDASARTYAPVTDYVGKNSYPMWAGGVMYFVSDRTSGIANIYTQKLGAKDAVQVTKYDDFDVMMPQTDGRSIVYVQDGRLHVLDIASGQDTRIAVRVPSDRWALRDRVINPRDYLHTANLANDGATVVLEARGDVFRVPAGSAPAENLSATPGTRETYPALSPDGKTVAFFSDKTGDYQLYTQPAAGGDWTPVTTTLDRTVYRLAWSPDGRKILFGDKDYAIFYVDLVTKKLVKVDSSNQMKNDEFVWEMADYTWSPDSRWIAYSFVQANRNSQIFLYNIETGKKVAATTDFYDNLYPAFDADGRYLYYVSSRSFDLRMDFYEDNHVIAAPQQVMAVQLRDGEAPPFAGEPGEKAEDKAAPAPVPFRVDADGLIGRTYPLPVPAGNYFWLKAGKGKVLWASIDEFTEGEYEDIFKNKYGATQWTLHIFDMASRKDATLADKVREFSLSASGERLLVRRESDLYTTAVDKAFASKSAGDKLNLGGLVYTVDVRKEWRQIFDDAWRWYRDFFYDAGFHGRDWKAMGEKYRAYIPDLSSRGELNWVLSQMVGELCVSHTYVGGGDYGPGAAPSSPLFTGLLGADLVPDRATGLYKLARIYGPTDINRSLPGPLVRPDVAVKEGDYLLAIAGTPLKAGDDYFKLLQTTPGRKIKITVNARPVPDGAKTYEVEPVRSDQQMRYFRWIDDNIKAVDKATNGCVGYMHINAMGGGGIGEFDKYWRAFRYKEGVIIDVRRNSGGWTEYFLIDKLERQLVAYNNLRNMVPFRYPGSAGNGNYVVISNENNGSDGEAFIEHFKARKLGTVVGVPSWGGLVGILNQQVTIDNGTVEQSNNAFYGKEGKWWVENHGADPDILVDNDPGSVMAGRDPQMEKAIAVMLEKIQANPLKFAPKPAYPKK
- the rbr gene encoding rubrerythrin → MARSIHGTETEKNLLKSFAGESQARNRYTYFASAARKAGFEQIANIFLETAENEREHAKVFFKHLQGGAVEITAAYPAGVIGDTRANLEAAAAGEREEWSDLYARFEATARAEGFPEIAASFKEIAEVEEFHEKRYRKLAANVGAGQVFKRPAPVKWHCTNCGYVHEGPEAPAECPACHHPQAYYELLAENY
- the acpS gene encoding holo-ACP synthase, producing MIFGAGTDIIEVRRIEDKLLRTENLKAKLFTPAEIAYCESKHYPAQHFAARFAAKESFLKAMGTGWSGGHKFIEIEVIDNPQGKPELFVHGKVREFCEAHGIGVMEVSLTHIKDVASAVVILEKKAP
- the acsA gene encoding acetate--CoA ligase, which produces MSNIGSYDERIKDFSWSIAEKELGYKPGDVINIGWYCTDRICRLGQAGKVALHWEGFTGVEKTYTYNDIRLASNTIAVFLRGLGIKPEERVCLFMDRVPELYLGFLGILKTGAIAQPLFSAFGDESLLVRLSNAETSAVITQKKHAPKVRKILDKLPHLRHIIIVDHDGAPLKDREVAFSLEKAAPVEHFDVHPTTAESPSVLHYTSGTTGMPKGVKHVHYSLISQYLTAKWVLDLRDDDIYWCTADPGWVTGTSYGIIAPFALGVTQCVLDAGFSAEAWYKWIEKRKVTMWYSAPTAIRSLMKAGDEIVKKHDLSSLRHLASVGEPLNSEAVVWSQRVFGKPFYDTYWQTETGSIVISNYPGMEVRPGSMGKPFPGITGTVLDPVRNEPCQTHGKIGLVALKFDWPSRMRTYWNNPEAFQKKFRNGWYITGDRSKLDADGYFWFAGRDDDIINTAGHLVSPFEVESALLEHPAVAESAVVSKPDPINLEVVKAFVTLKPGFTASQDLDLEIMNFIRKKLSPLAMPQEIEFIPSLPKTRSGKIMRRLLHAKEWGEEIGDTSTLEND
- a CDS encoding acyl carrier protein is translated as MADELKDIVLNYVTKEYLEDDSEPLTYDTPLISGGIVDSFSMVSLKRFLENKYQIAIPDDEATPEAFDSVNRIAALVERFMAKKG